The Pseudomonas parafulva genome window below encodes:
- a CDS encoding substrate-binding periplasmic protein: MRRFLAILSVCSASALAEPSVMRFSIAESWSMPLIRLEDQVPVQGILFDLMQAVAREAEITPQYHVLARLRLEQAMLDGDIDVRCYVASDWLNERPGNFIWSVPLIRQRDLLVGRAGDTLPGGLAQLPAQAIGTVLGYTYPALQPLFAQHLLQREDSRNQDLALQKLQAGRYRYAVSNQLSLQWFNRQQPAEQRLRPLLLLEEQDLGCMVRNDPNIPAQRVLRAMVRLKQSGEVERIVQRYTQAAELQSADQ, translated from the coding sequence GTGCGCCGATTTCTCGCCATCCTGTCCGTGTGCAGCGCCAGCGCGCTGGCCGAGCCGTCGGTGATGCGCTTTTCCATCGCCGAAAGTTGGAGCATGCCCTTGATCCGCCTGGAGGATCAGGTGCCGGTCCAGGGCATTCTCTTCGACCTGATGCAGGCGGTGGCCCGCGAAGCCGAGATCACCCCGCAGTACCATGTGCTGGCGCGCCTGCGCCTGGAACAGGCGATGCTCGACGGCGACATCGACGTGCGCTGCTACGTGGCCAGCGACTGGCTCAATGAGCGCCCGGGCAATTTCATCTGGAGCGTGCCCTTGATCCGCCAGCGCGACCTGCTGGTGGGGCGTGCCGGCGACACCCTGCCCGGTGGGCTGGCGCAGTTGCCGGCTCAAGCCATCGGCACCGTGCTCGGCTACACCTACCCCGCCCTCCAGCCGCTGTTCGCCCAGCACCTGCTACAGCGCGAAGACAGCCGCAACCAGGACCTGGCCCTGCAAAAACTGCAGGCCGGCCGCTACCGCTACGCGGTGAGCAACCAGTTGTCACTGCAGTGGTTCAATCGCCAGCAACCGGCCGAGCAACGTCTGCGTCCGTTGTTGCTGCTCGAGGAACAGGACCTGGGCTGCATGGTGCGCAACGATCCGAACATCCCGGCCCAGCGCGTGCTGCGCGCCATGGTCCGGCTCAAGCAGTCCGGCGAAGTGGAGCGTATCGTCCAGCGCTACACCCAGGCCGCGGAACTGCAGAGTGCCGATCAATAG
- a CDS encoding peroxidase-related enzyme (This protein belongs to a clade of uncharacterized proteins related to peroxidases such as the alkylhydroperoxidase AhpD.) — translation MSETIRSNGFTNEVLSWKAWLPTVELASATPEQVTVLEESHPQAKTSDYYLTLAHHPAILRQRSLAFNAIMYAPGGLPRAERELASTVVSRLNECIYCASVHAQRFEQLAKRNDVVAQIFADPATAGVSEREQAIVQFSIVLTLEPASLNASHIESLRAQGLDDGQVLDLIHSISIFAWANRLMLNLGEPVFPGAQESRENSCPDAVKGF, via the coding sequence ATGAGCGAGACGATACGCAGCAATGGCTTTACCAACGAGGTACTAAGCTGGAAGGCTTGGCTGCCAACTGTCGAGCTGGCCAGCGCCACGCCGGAACAAGTGACTGTGCTGGAAGAGAGCCACCCACAGGCAAAAACCTCGGACTACTACCTGACCCTGGCCCACCATCCGGCCATACTGCGTCAGCGCTCGCTAGCGTTCAACGCCATCATGTATGCGCCGGGCGGCTTGCCGCGGGCCGAGCGCGAGTTGGCAAGCACCGTGGTGTCGCGGCTGAACGAATGTATCTATTGTGCATCGGTGCATGCCCAGCGTTTTGAGCAACTCGCTAAGCGAAACGATGTCGTTGCACAGATTTTCGCTGACCCGGCTACCGCTGGAGTGAGTGAACGTGAGCAGGCTATTGTCCAGTTCTCAATCGTGCTGACGCTCGAGCCTGCTTCGCTAAACGCGAGCCATATCGAGTCGCTTCGAGCTCAGGGGCTGGATGACGGGCAGGTGCTGGATCTCATTCATTCGATTTCTATTTTCGCGTGGGCCAACCGACTGATGCTGAATTTAGGTGAGCCGGTTTTTCCGGGGGCTCAAGAAAGCCGGGAAAATAGCTGCCCTGACGCAGTTAAGGGATTTTGA
- a CDS encoding N-acetylmuramidase family protein, with product MKSLQGLPSLISASVGTPGKARNLPADVQCIQYLFNLIGTQLGFPLPENGRCDNQLVQRISQYQFRQLKYAHPDGVVDPRGRTFNSLIEQAVRVPVKLSPALRLPTFVNAFANNGNAQVQGTVNHYLDRVRAMIEAERRNREMVLQVTCDGNTSLSDTDFENAAKRLGNGISANLIKAFATVESGGRSGFGPARLPVIAFEGHIFQRLTKHKYDQTHPLLSYKYVRKAGPQWQVNNKDQTKAWETMATAFGLDQDAALQSASWGMFQMMGFNFADCGHANVFEFVAAMKLNAGKQLDGFLGFCAKRPAFIKAAKNKDYVGMATSYNGSDYGDYDVRIKKAYEALEGKK from the coding sequence ATGAAAAGCTTGCAAGGCCTCCCCAGTCTCATCAGCGCGTCGGTGGGTACGCCCGGCAAGGCGCGCAACTTGCCAGCCGATGTCCAGTGCATTCAATACCTCTTCAACCTGATCGGCACGCAGCTGGGTTTTCCGCTGCCGGAAAATGGCCGCTGCGATAACCAGTTGGTGCAGCGCATCAGCCAATACCAGTTCCGCCAACTCAAGTACGCGCACCCCGATGGGGTGGTGGACCCCCGGGGGCGTACCTTCAACAGCCTCATCGAACAGGCCGTGCGGGTGCCGGTCAAGCTCAGCCCGGCGCTGCGCCTGCCCACCTTCGTCAATGCCTTCGCCAACAACGGCAATGCCCAGGTGCAGGGCACGGTCAATCATTACCTGGACCGGGTACGGGCGATGATCGAGGCCGAGCGGCGCAATCGGGAGATGGTGTTGCAGGTCACCTGCGACGGTAATACCAGCCTCAGCGACACCGACTTCGAGAATGCCGCCAAGCGATTGGGCAACGGGATCTCGGCCAACCTGATCAAAGCCTTCGCCACCGTGGAATCCGGTGGTCGATCAGGCTTCGGTCCGGCCCGGTTGCCGGTGATCGCGTTCGAAGGCCATATCTTTCAACGGCTGACCAAGCACAAGTACGACCAGACCCACCCGCTGCTGTCGTACAAGTATGTGAGAAAGGCCGGACCGCAATGGCAGGTCAACAACAAGGACCAGACCAAGGCCTGGGAAACCATGGCCACAGCGTTCGGTTTGGATCAAGACGCCGCCTTGCAGTCGGCCTCCTGGGGCATGTTCCAGATGATGGGGTTCAACTTCGCCGATTGCGGTCATGCCAATGTGTTTGAATTCGTCGCGGCCATGAAACTCAACGCCGGCAAGCAACTCGATGGCTTCCTCGGCTTCTGTGCAAAACGCCCAGCCTTCATCAAGGCCGCCAAGAACAAGGATTATGTCGGCATGGCCACCAGTTACAACGGCTCGGATTATGGCGACTACGACGTGCGTATCAAGAAAGCCTACGAAGCACTCGAAGGGAAGAAATGA